The following coding sequences lie in one Streptomyces sp. NBC_00510 genomic window:
- a CDS encoding aminoglycoside phosphotransferase gives MPPATDPALPPPHVLEAFGLSGRPEPLAGGQGHSVRVAGAVLKPGADAAETDWAAGLMERLQGRRDFRVPRFLRSVGGGHVVEGWSATEFLVGEPGPAGRWGALLAAGRAFHEALRDVPRPGRLDAHRHPWAVADRLAWGEPTAEAPAVTPAEIRRLVTRMERLREPVDARDQLIHGDLTGNVLFAVGRAPAIIDFSPYWRPVAYADAIVVADGLLHHRAGHGLVDSAVPGAEGAQMLLRALLFRLGASAVPAGPGAALPEDEMAGFTRVADLVERRVRGG, from the coding sequence ATGCCCCCTGCGACCGACCCTGCCCTGCCGCCCCCGCATGTCCTGGAAGCCTTCGGGCTCTCCGGCCGGCCCGAGCCGCTCGCGGGAGGCCAGGGGCACAGCGTCCGGGTGGCGGGCGCGGTGCTGAAGCCGGGCGCCGACGCCGCGGAGACCGACTGGGCCGCGGGGCTGATGGAACGTCTGCAGGGCCGCCGGGACTTCCGGGTACCGCGATTCCTGCGCTCCGTGGGTGGTGGTCACGTCGTCGAAGGATGGTCGGCGACCGAGTTCCTGGTGGGTGAGCCCGGTCCCGCCGGCAGATGGGGCGCCCTGCTGGCCGCGGGCAGGGCCTTCCACGAGGCACTGCGCGATGTGCCGCGACCCGGCCGCCTGGACGCGCACCGGCATCCGTGGGCGGTGGCCGACCGCCTCGCCTGGGGCGAGCCGACAGCGGAGGCGCCGGCGGTGACGCCGGCGGAGATCCGGCGGCTGGTCACCAGGATGGAACGGCTCCGCGAACCGGTCGACGCGCGGGACCAGCTCATCCACGGCGACCTGACGGGGAACGTCCTCTTCGCGGTCGGCCGGGCCCCCGCGATCATCGACTTCTCGCCGTACTGGCGGCCCGTCGCGTACGCCGACGCGATCGTGGTGGCCGACGGCCTGCTCCACCACCGCGCCGGGCACGGTCTGGTGGACTCGGCGGTCCCCGGTGCCGAGGGCGCGCAGATGCTCCTGCGCGCCCTGCTCTTCCGCCTGGGCGCGTCGGCCGTGCCGGCCGGTCCTGGCGCCGCCCTGCCCGAGGACGAGATGGCCGGGTTCACCCGGGTGGCCGACCTCGTCGAACGGAGGGTCCGCGGGGGGTGA
- a CDS encoding ABC transporter ATP-binding protein: MELRGITKRFPGVVANHDIDITVRRGTVHALVGENGAGKSTLMKILYGMQKPDEGTITIDGERVTFHDPGDAIARGIGMVHQHFMLADNLTVLENVVLGSEKLYGIGGKARAKIKEISDAYGLGVRPDVLVEDLGVADRQRVEILKVLFRGARTLILDEPTAVLVPQEVDALFDNLRELKAEGLTVIFISHKLGEVLSVADEITVIRRGTTVGSADPRTTTPKQLAELMVGSELPSPETRESTVTDVPMLTIEGLHLSETDLEGIERVVLDQISFTIHKGEVLGIAGVEGNGQAELVEAIMGILPPDAGRIGLDGDEITHRPTRKRREGGIGYIPEDRHRHGLLLEAPLWENRILGHVTERPNSKGGFLDPAAARRDTERIVREYDVRTPGIEVTAASLSGGNQQKLIVGREMSHRPKLLIAAHPTRGVDVGAQAQIWDQIREARREGLAVLLISADLDELIGLSDTLRVMYRGRLVADADPATITPEELGSAMTGAAAGHLEHEDGDADHGGEER; this comes from the coding sequence GTGGAGCTCCGCGGCATCACCAAGCGATTCCCAGGCGTCGTGGCCAACCACGACATCGACATCACGGTTCGCCGTGGCACGGTGCACGCCCTCGTGGGCGAGAACGGCGCCGGCAAGTCGACCCTGATGAAGATCCTCTACGGCATGCAGAAGCCGGACGAGGGCACGATCACCATCGACGGCGAGCGGGTCACCTTCCACGACCCGGGCGACGCCATCGCCCGCGGCATCGGCATGGTGCACCAGCACTTCATGCTCGCCGACAACCTCACCGTCCTCGAGAACGTCGTCCTCGGCAGCGAGAAGCTGTACGGCATCGGCGGCAAGGCCCGGGCCAAGATCAAGGAGATCTCCGACGCCTACGGCCTCGGGGTGCGCCCGGACGTCCTGGTGGAGGACCTCGGTGTCGCCGACCGTCAGCGCGTCGAGATCCTGAAGGTCCTCTTCCGCGGCGCCCGTACGCTGATCCTCGACGAGCCGACCGCGGTCCTCGTCCCGCAGGAGGTCGACGCGCTCTTCGACAACCTGCGCGAGCTCAAGGCCGAGGGCCTGACCGTCATCTTCATCTCCCACAAGCTGGGCGAGGTGCTCTCCGTCGCCGACGAGATCACCGTCATCCGCCGGGGCACCACGGTCGGCTCCGCCGACCCGCGGACCACGACCCCGAAGCAGCTTGCGGAGCTGATGGTCGGCAGCGAGCTGCCGTCCCCCGAAACCCGGGAGTCCACGGTCACCGACGTCCCGATGCTGACCATCGAGGGTCTGCACCTGTCGGAGACCGACCTGGAGGGCATCGAGCGCGTCGTCCTGGACCAGATCTCCTTCACCATCCACAAGGGCGAGGTCCTCGGCATCGCGGGTGTCGAGGGCAACGGCCAGGCGGAGCTCGTCGAGGCGATCATGGGCATCCTGCCGCCCGACGCGGGCCGGATCGGCCTCGACGGCGACGAGATCACCCACCGCCCGACGCGCAAGCGCCGCGAGGGCGGCATCGGCTACATCCCCGAGGACCGGCACCGGCACGGCCTGCTGCTGGAGGCCCCGCTCTGGGAGAACCGCATCCTGGGCCACGTCACGGAGCGCCCCAACAGCAAGGGCGGCTTCCTCGACCCGGCCGCGGCCCGCCGCGACACCGAGCGGATCGTGCGCGAGTACGACGTCCGCACCCCCGGCATCGAGGTGACCGCCGCGTCCCTGTCCGGCGGCAACCAGCAGAAGCTGATCGTCGGCCGCGAGATGAGCCACCGGCCCAAGCTGCTGATCGCCGCGCACCCCACCCGCGGTGTGGACGTCGGTGCCCAGGCGCAGATCTGGGACCAGATCCGCGAGGCCCGGCGCGAGGGCCTGGCCGTCCTGCTGATCTCCGCCGACCTGGACGAGCTGATCGGCCTGTCCGACACCCTGCGCGTCATGTACCGCGGCCGTCTGGTCGCCGACGCCGACCCCGCCACCATCACCCCGGAGGAGCTGGGCTCCGCGATGACCGGCGCGGCCGCCGGCCATCTGGAGCACGAGGACGGCGACGCCGACCACGGGGGAGAGGAACGATGA
- a CDS encoding ABC transporter permease — MKKIDKERVLLAVAAPVLALVAAFVITALVLLATGKEPFGAFGTMFDYGFKSDSQVEIINKATTYYIAGIAVAVGFRMNLFNIGVEGQYRLGAFFAAAVGGAVTLPGFLQVPLIIVVAMIVGAMWAGIAGLLKTSRGVSEVIATIMLNSIATYIVGYLLKDGRLGHLDKAQTSVSTTPLPSSGHLFNFDMGEDIGQIYGFVVLAVVIGIGYWFVLGRTRFGFDLRSVGMSESAATASGVSVKRMVITSMLISGGLAGLTGMPLLLNDAHAYGSDLFPAGIGFTGISVALLGRNNPVGVALAALLWGFLERGSGRLEFDGYDKEIVGVMQGVIVLSVVIAYEVVRRYGLKRQQQKVGEELAAQARTKKEVTA; from the coding sequence ATGAAGAAGATCGACAAGGAGCGGGTGCTCCTCGCCGTCGCCGCCCCCGTGCTGGCGCTCGTGGCCGCGTTCGTGATCACGGCGCTGGTGCTGCTCGCCACGGGCAAGGAGCCGTTCGGCGCCTTCGGGACGATGTTCGACTACGGCTTCAAGAGCGACAGCCAGGTCGAGATCATCAACAAGGCGACCACGTACTACATCGCGGGCATCGCGGTGGCCGTCGGCTTCCGCATGAACCTGTTCAACATCGGTGTCGAGGGCCAGTACCGCCTGGGCGCCTTCTTCGCCGCGGCCGTCGGCGGCGCCGTGACGCTGCCGGGCTTCCTGCAGGTTCCGCTGATCATCGTGGTCGCCATGATCGTCGGCGCGATGTGGGCCGGTATCGCGGGCCTGCTGAAGACCTCGCGCGGGGTCAGCGAGGTCATCGCGACCATCATGCTGAACTCGATCGCCACCTACATCGTCGGCTACCTGCTCAAGGACGGCCGGCTCGGCCACCTGGACAAGGCGCAGACCTCGGTGTCGACCACGCCGCTGCCCTCCTCCGGCCACCTGTTCAACTTCGACATGGGCGAGGACATCGGCCAGATCTACGGCTTCGTCGTGCTCGCCGTGGTCATCGGCATCGGCTACTGGTTCGTGCTGGGCCGTACCCGCTTCGGCTTCGACCTGCGCAGCGTCGGCATGTCCGAGAGCGCCGCCACCGCGAGCGGCGTCAGCGTCAAGCGCATGGTGATCACCAGCATGCTGATCTCCGGCGGTCTGGCCGGTCTCACCGGCATGCCGCTGCTGCTGAACGACGCCCACGCCTACGGCTCCGACCTCTTCCCGGCCGGCATCGGCTTCACCGGCATCTCGGTGGCCCTGCTGGGCCGCAACAACCCGGTCGGCGTCGCGCTGGCCGCGCTGCTGTGGGGCTTCCTGGAGCGTGGCTCGGGCCGCCTGGAGTTCGACGGCTACGACAAGGAGATCGTCGGCGTCATGCAGGGCGTCATCGTCCTGAGCGTCGTCATCGCCTACGAGGTCGTCCGGCGTTACGGCCTCAAGCGCCAGCAGCAGAAGGTCGGCGAGGAACTCGCCGCCCAGGCCCGCACCAAGAAGGAGGTGACGGCGTGA
- a CDS encoding ABC transporter permease translates to MTATMTQTPPPAAPKAAGAKGRKGRLSFPMVLLIIAAALALVSVVRIITGQDQLTAQGQITAALGLAVPIGLAGLAGLWSERSGVVNIGLEGMMILGTFFGAWAGWQTNPWLGVLAGVVGGALGGLIHAVATVTFGVDHIISGVAINILALGATQYLAKLWFSTGDAATKGGNPKQSPPVDALPSFDIPGLSDGLASIEKHGWFFVSDLAGVLGGLVTDVSALTVVAVLLFVGSFFLLWRSPFGLRLRSCGENPVAAESLGVNVYLYKYIAVITSGGLAGLGGAFLAMVPAHIYLEGQTGGRGYIGLAAMIFGNWRVGGLATGAGLFGYSDALQLRNGGPTVHALLLLLVVLLVVLAAWKLWKRSFWQGGVSLVVGAAVLGWYLFTDEVPGEFVGATPYVVTLLVLSLSAQRLRMPKADGMRYRKGQGK, encoded by the coding sequence GTGACCGCCACGATGACCCAGACCCCGCCGCCCGCGGCTCCCAAGGCCGCAGGGGCCAAGGGCCGCAAGGGCCGCCTCTCCTTCCCGATGGTCCTGCTGATCATCGCCGCCGCGCTCGCGCTGGTGTCGGTGGTGCGGATCATCACCGGTCAGGACCAGCTCACCGCCCAGGGCCAGATCACCGCGGCACTCGGCCTCGCCGTGCCGATCGGCCTGGCCGGTCTGGCCGGTCTGTGGTCCGAGCGTTCCGGCGTGGTCAACATCGGCCTCGAGGGCATGATGATCCTCGGCACCTTCTTCGGTGCCTGGGCCGGCTGGCAGACCAACCCGTGGCTGGGCGTCCTCGCCGGAGTCGTCGGCGGTGCGCTCGGCGGTCTGATCCACGCGGTCGCCACCGTCACCTTCGGCGTCGACCACATCATCTCGGGTGTGGCCATCAACATCCTGGCGCTCGGTGCCACCCAGTACCTCGCCAAGCTGTGGTTCTCCACCGGCGACGCGGCCACCAAGGGCGGCAACCCCAAGCAGTCCCCACCGGTCGACGCCCTGCCGTCGTTCGACATCCCCGGGCTGTCCGACGGGCTGGCGAGCATCGAGAAGCACGGCTGGTTCTTCGTCTCGGACCTCGCCGGCGTGCTCGGCGGCCTGGTCACCGACGTCTCCGCGCTGACGGTCGTCGCGGTGCTGCTCTTCGTCGGCAGCTTCTTCCTGCTGTGGCGCAGCCCGTTCGGTCTGCGGCTGCGGTCCTGCGGTGAGAACCCGGTCGCGGCCGAGTCTCTCGGCGTCAACGTGTACCTGTACAAGTACATCGCCGTGATCACCTCCGGCGGTCTCGCCGGCCTCGGCGGCGCCTTCCTGGCGATGGTCCCCGCGCACATCTACCTCGAGGGCCAGACCGGCGGCCGCGGTTACATCGGCCTCGCCGCGATGATCTTCGGCAACTGGCGCGTCGGCGGCCTCGCCACCGGCGCCGGACTGTTCGGCTACTCCGACGCGCTCCAGCTGCGCAACGGCGGCCCGACGGTGCACGCGCTGCTGCTGCTCCTGGTGGTCCTGCTGGTGGTGCTGGCGGCCTGGAAGCTGTGGAAGCGCAGCTTCTGGCAGGGCGGCGTCAGCCTGGTCGTCGGCGCGGCGGTGCTGGGCTGGTACCTGTTCACCGACGAGGTGCCCGGCGAGTTCGTGGGAGCGACCCCGTACGTCGTCACCCTGCTGGTGCTCTCCCTGTCGGCACAACGTCTGAGGATGCCCAAGGCTGACGGTATGAGGTACCGGAAGGGTCAGGGCAAGTGA
- a CDS encoding BMP family ABC transporter substrate-binding protein, translating into MRRVTKIAAAGIASAALALTATACGSSSKDSDGDSSSSGKLKVGVAYDVGGRGDHSFNDSAAQGLDKAKEDFGVDVKELTAKTSDTEADREQRLEDLADAGYNPVIGVGFAYGESITAAAKKYPKTTFAIVDSVVDAKNVDSIVFTEEQSSYLAGVAAALKTKDNKVGFIGGVDIPLINKFEAGFRQGVEETNPKVKVTTQYLTSGSDLSGFSDPAKGKAAAQGMLDNGIDVIYAAAGSSGNGAIEAVAGKSGAWAIGVDSDQHEQPGLAKYKDSILTSALKNVNVAVYEVVESVKSGSPLTGTHAYDLAKDGVGLSTSGGFIDDIKSQLDEAKKKIVNGDIKVKTTVK; encoded by the coding sequence TTGCGCCGGGTAACCAAGATCGCCGCCGCGGGTATAGCCTCCGCGGCTCTCGCGCTCACCGCGACCGCTTGCGGCAGCAGCTCCAAGGACAGCGACGGTGACAGCAGCAGCAGCGGCAAGCTGAAGGTCGGCGTCGCCTACGACGTGGGTGGCCGTGGTGACCACTCGTTCAACGACTCCGCCGCCCAGGGCCTGGACAAGGCGAAGGAGGACTTCGGCGTCGACGTCAAGGAGCTGACCGCCAAGACCTCCGACACCGAGGCCGACCGCGAGCAGCGCCTGGAGGACCTGGCCGACGCGGGTTACAACCCGGTCATCGGTGTCGGCTTCGCCTACGGCGAGTCCATCACGGCCGCGGCCAAGAAGTACCCCAAGACGACCTTCGCGATCGTCGACTCGGTCGTCGATGCCAAGAACGTCGACAGCATCGTCTTCACCGAGGAGCAGAGCTCCTACCTCGCCGGTGTCGCCGCCGCCCTGAAGACCAAGGACAACAAGGTCGGCTTCATCGGTGGCGTGGACATCCCGCTGATCAACAAGTTCGAGGCCGGCTTCCGCCAGGGCGTCGAGGAGACCAACCCGAAGGTCAAGGTCACCACCCAGTACCTGACCAGCGGCTCGGACCTCTCCGGCTTCTCCGACCCCGCCAAGGGCAAGGCCGCCGCGCAGGGCATGCTGGACAACGGCATCGACGTGATCTACGCGGCCGCGGGCTCCTCCGGCAACGGCGCCATCGAGGCCGTCGCCGGCAAGTCCGGCGCCTGGGCGATCGGTGTCGACTCCGACCAGCACGAGCAGCCGGGTCTGGCCAAGTACAAGGACTCGATCCTGACCTCCGCGCTGAAGAACGTGAACGTCGCGGTCTACGAGGTCGTCGAGTCGGTCAAGAGCGGCTCCCCGCTGACCGGCACCCACGCCTACGACCTGGCCAAGGACGGTGTCGGCCTGTCCACCAGCGGTGGCTTCATCGACGACATCAAGTCCCAGCTGGACGAGGCCAAGAAGAAGATCGTGAACGGCGACATCAAGGTCAAGACGACCGTCAAGTGA
- a CDS encoding MFS transporter, producing the protein MSPADTGASTVTRSGAAASAPSAVTLRPGEPGYRRAILALFAAGLATFALLYSTQALLPALSTGLSLSPAQASLTVSATTAALALALLPVSALSEKYGRTAVMTASVFSASALALVIPFAPDLTTLVVLRAVQGVALAGLPATAMAYLGEEIHPKAVASAIGLYVAGNSIGGMSSRVLTGAVAQAFGWRAALFAAGAMAVLCAVAFRLLIPTARNFRPGPVSPAALWRTVIGHLGTPLLRRLYLIGLLFMAVFGAVYNVLGYRLAAEPFGLSQTAIGLIFLVYLVGTGASAASGVLHARLGRRGALYVAVVLAAGGLLLTLAGSLAAVLSGLVLITAGFFTGHSIASGAVSRTAATGRAQASALYLTAYYVGNSLGGTLGASAFHTAGWGGTVALCLAAVLGVAGITVYATRRAVADRRLAVPAGRTV; encoded by the coding sequence ATGTCTCCCGCCGATACAGGGGCGTCCACCGTGACACGGTCGGGCGCCGCCGCCTCCGCCCCCTCAGCCGTCACACTGCGACCGGGTGAACCCGGCTACCGACGCGCCATCCTGGCCCTTTTCGCCGCGGGACTCGCCACCTTCGCCCTCCTCTACTCCACGCAGGCCCTGCTGCCGGCGCTCTCCACGGGCCTGTCCCTCAGCCCCGCCCAGGCCAGCCTCACCGTCTCGGCCACCACCGCCGCGCTGGCGCTGGCCCTGCTGCCGGTGAGCGCGCTGAGCGAGAAGTACGGCCGCACGGCCGTGATGACGGCGTCGGTCTTCAGCGCCTCGGCACTGGCCCTGGTCATCCCCTTCGCGCCGGACCTCACCACCCTGGTCGTCCTGCGCGCCGTGCAGGGCGTGGCCCTCGCCGGGCTCCCGGCGACCGCGATGGCGTACCTCGGCGAGGAGATCCACCCCAAGGCGGTCGCCTCCGCGATCGGCCTCTACGTCGCGGGCAACAGCATCGGCGGCATGAGCTCCCGGGTCCTCACCGGCGCCGTGGCGCAGGCCTTCGGCTGGCGCGCCGCGCTGTTCGCCGCCGGCGCCATGGCGGTGCTGTGCGCCGTCGCCTTCCGCCTGCTGATCCCCACCGCCCGCAACTTCCGTCCCGGCCCGGTCAGTCCCGCCGCCCTCTGGCGGACGGTGATCGGCCACCTGGGCACCCCGCTGCTGCGCCGGCTCTACCTGATCGGGCTGCTCTTCATGGCGGTCTTCGGCGCCGTCTACAACGTGCTGGGCTACCGGCTCGCCGCCGAGCCCTTCGGCCTGTCGCAGACCGCGATCGGCCTCATCTTCCTGGTCTACCTGGTCGGCACCGGCGCCTCCGCGGCCTCCGGCGTCCTGCACGCCCGCCTCGGGCGGCGCGGCGCCCTGTACGTCGCCGTGGTGCTGGCCGCCGGCGGGCTGCTGCTCACCCTCGCGGGCTCCCTCGCCGCCGTGCTGAGCGGACTGGTCCTCATCACGGCCGGCTTCTTCACCGGCCACTCCATCGCCTCCGGCGCGGTCAGCCGCACCGCCGCCACCGGCCGCGCCCAGGCCTCCGCGCTCTACCTGACCGCGTACTACGTCGGCAACAGCCTCGGCGGCACCCTGGGTGCCTCCGCCTTCCACACCGCCGGCTGGGGCGGCACCGTCGCCCTGTGCCTGGCCGCCGTCCTGGGCGTCGCGGGGATCACCGTGTACGCGACCCGGCGCGCGGTCGCGGACCGGCGGCTCGCCGTCCCGGCGGGACGCACGGTCTGA
- a CDS encoding cytidine deaminase, with amino-acid sequence MSDTAGPVGVDDVDWEGLRAQARDAMSRAYVPYSHFPVGVAALVDDGRVISACNVENASYGLGLCAECGLVSILHATGGGRLVAFTCVDRKGDQLMPCGRCRQLLWEHGGPELLVEMSDGIRTMRDVLPDAFGPDDLTNR; translated from the coding sequence GTGAGCGACACCGCGGGCCCGGTCGGCGTCGACGACGTCGACTGGGAAGGCCTGCGGGCGCAGGCCCGGGACGCCATGTCCCGGGCCTACGTCCCCTACTCGCACTTCCCCGTCGGCGTGGCCGCACTGGTGGACGACGGGCGGGTCATCTCGGCGTGCAACGTGGAGAACGCCAGCTACGGCCTCGGACTGTGCGCCGAGTGCGGGCTGGTGTCGATCCTGCACGCCACCGGGGGCGGCCGGCTCGTCGCCTTCACCTGCGTCGACCGCAAGGGCGACCAGCTGATGCCGTGCGGCCGCTGCCGTCAGCTGCTGTGGGAGCACGGCGGCCCCGAACTGCTGGTGGAGATGTCCGACGGCATCCGCACGATGCGCGACGTCCTCCCCGACGCGTTCGGCCCGGACGACCTGACCAACCGCTAA
- a CDS encoding thymidine phosphorylase: MDAISVIRTKRDGGRLGDDQIDWVIDAYTKGEVADEQMSALAMAILLNGMDRSEIARWTAAMIASGERMDFSSLPRPTADKHSTGGVGDKITLPLAPLVAACGAAVPQLSGRGLGHTGGTLDKLESIPGWRALLSNEEMLRVLGDTGAVICAAGDGLAPADKKLYALRDVTGTVEAIPLIASSIMSKKIAEGTGSLVLDVKVGSGAFMKNLEQARELASTMVGLGTDHGVKTVALLTDMSTPLGLTAGNALEVRESVEVLAGGGPADVVELTVALAREMLDAAGLKDADPAKALADGSAMDVWRRMVAAQGGDPDAALPVAREQHVVMAERSGVLTGLDAYAVGVAAWRLGAGRARKEDPVQAGAGVELHAKPGATVTQGQPLLTLHTDTPEKFDYALAALAGGVEISPAGTAFTPAPIVLDRIA; encoded by the coding sequence ATGGACGCCATTTCCGTCATCCGCACCAAGCGCGACGGCGGCCGCCTCGGCGACGACCAGATCGACTGGGTCATCGACGCCTACACCAAGGGTGAGGTCGCCGACGAGCAGATGTCCGCGCTCGCGATGGCGATCCTGCTCAACGGCATGGACCGGTCCGAGATCGCGCGCTGGACGGCTGCGATGATCGCCAGCGGCGAGCGCATGGACTTCTCCTCGCTGCCCCGCCCGACCGCCGACAAGCACTCCACCGGTGGCGTCGGCGACAAGATCACGCTGCCGCTCGCACCCCTGGTCGCGGCCTGCGGCGCGGCCGTCCCCCAGCTGTCCGGCCGCGGCCTCGGCCACACCGGCGGCACCCTGGACAAGCTGGAGTCCATCCCGGGCTGGCGGGCGCTGCTGTCCAACGAGGAGATGCTGCGGGTCCTGGGCGACACCGGCGCCGTCATCTGCGCCGCGGGCGACGGCCTCGCCCCCGCCGACAAGAAGCTGTACGCGCTGCGCGACGTCACCGGCACCGTCGAGGCGATCCCGCTGATCGCCTCGTCGATCATGTCCAAGAAGATCGCCGAGGGCACGGGATCGCTCGTCCTGGACGTCAAGGTCGGCTCCGGCGCCTTCATGAAGAACCTGGAGCAGGCCCGGGAGCTGGCCTCCACGATGGTGGGGCTGGGCACCGACCACGGCGTGAAGACCGTGGCGCTGCTCACCGACATGTCCACCCCGCTCGGCCTGACCGCGGGCAACGCGCTGGAGGTCCGCGAGTCCGTCGAGGTGCTGGCGGGCGGGGGCCCGGCCGACGTGGTCGAGCTGACCGTCGCCCTGGCGCGCGAGATGCTCGACGCGGCGGGGCTGAAGGACGCCGACCCCGCCAAGGCGCTCGCCGACGGCTCCGCCATGGACGTGTGGCGCCGCATGGTCGCCGCGCAGGGCGGCGACCCGGACGCGGCGCTGCCCGTCGCGCGCGAGCAGCACGTCGTCATGGCCGAGCGGTCCGGTGTCCTCACCGGCCTGGACGCCTACGCCGTCGGTGTCGCCGCCTGGCGCCTCGGCGCCGGGCGGGCGCGCAAGGAGGACCCGGTGCAGGCCGGCGCGGGCGTCGAGCTGCACGCCAAGCCGGGTGCCACGGTCACGCAGGGCCAGCCCCTGCTGACCCTGCACACCGACACCCCGGAGAAGTTCGACTACGCGCTGGCGGCCCTCGCCGGCGGCGTCGAGATCTCCCCGGCGGGCACCGCGTTCACGCCGGCCCCGATCGTGCTGGACCGCATCGCCTGA
- a CDS encoding LysR family transcriptional regulator, with amino-acid sequence MAHEARSAGSLSPSRDATDTRAELDSTSWAAVLAPRLAQFAAVARHEHVTRAARELGVPQSTLSRAMVRLELDLGVTLFARQGRTVSLTPAGRGFLASVERALGEVERSAESVRADADPQSGRVAFGFLHTLGPETVPALLRAFRADHPRIRFQLVQNYGEAMLAGLRAGDLDLCLTSPVPDAPDLVVRRLDEQRLRLVVPADHRLASRRRVRLAEASGELFVSLEAGYGLRRITDALCAEAGFTPRVAFEGEEAETLRGLVAAGLGVALLPPPLVPRPGVVELTVTAPRAVREIGVAWLGGHPDTAPVAAFKKFLLGRRGQLLPG; translated from the coding sequence ATGGCGCATGAAGCGAGGTCAGCCGGGTCGCTGTCACCGTCCCGTGACGCAACAGACACGCGGGCGGAGCTGGACAGCACCTCCTGGGCGGCGGTCCTGGCCCCCAGGCTCGCCCAGTTCGCCGCGGTGGCGCGGCACGAGCACGTCACCCGCGCGGCGCGCGAGCTGGGGGTGCCCCAGTCCACGCTCAGCCGGGCCATGGTCCGGCTCGAACTCGACCTGGGCGTCACGCTCTTCGCGCGTCAGGGCCGTACGGTCTCGCTCACGCCCGCGGGCCGCGGCTTCCTCGCCTCGGTAGAGCGGGCGCTGGGCGAGGTGGAGCGCTCGGCCGAGTCCGTACGCGCCGACGCCGACCCGCAGTCGGGACGGGTCGCCTTCGGCTTCCTCCACACGCTCGGCCCCGAGACCGTACCGGCCCTGCTGCGGGCCTTCCGCGCCGACCATCCGCGGATCCGCTTCCAGCTCGTGCAGAACTACGGCGAGGCGATGCTCGCCGGGCTGCGCGCGGGCGATCTGGACCTCTGCCTGACCTCACCGGTGCCGGACGCCCCCGACCTGGTCGTCCGGCGCCTCGACGAGCAGCGGCTGCGGCTGGTCGTCCCCGCCGACCACCGGCTCGCCTCCCGCCGCAGGGTGCGCCTGGCGGAGGCGTCGGGGGAGCTGTTCGTGAGCCTGGAAGCCGGTTACGGGCTGCGGCGCATCACCGACGCCCTCTGCGCGGAGGCGGGCTTCACCCCGCGGGTGGCCTTCGAGGGGGAGGAGGCCGAGACCCTGCGCGGGCTGGTCGCCGCCGGACTCGGGGTGGCCCTGCTGCCGCCCCCGCTCGTGCCGCGTCCCGGCGTCGTGGAGCTCACCGTCACCGCCCCGCGCGCGGTCCGGGAGATCGGCGTGGCCTGGCTCGGCGGCCACCCCGACACGGCCCCCGTCGCCGCGTTCAAGAAGTTCCTGCTCGGCAGGCGCGGTCAGCTCCTCCCCGGCTGA